The genomic stretch AGTATAAAAATAGTCAGATATGTGGAAACTATTATATTTATATTGGCACAATGCACAAACGAAAGAACCTTTTGTTGTACAAGCCTACAAAAGTCCGAAAAAAAGAAAATAATGTTTGAAATCAACAAATAGTGGGTGTATTATATAGGTGTCAAATAAATAAAGCCCTTCGGTAAAGGGCAAAAAATTAATTCATAAAGGAGATTTATTTATGCATGCTTTAAAAAGATTCGGAACAGCATTTGGTGGCTACAAGATGATGGAAAACTATCCAGAACCAGAATGTGGTCCAGACGACATTATCCTTGAGATCAAGGCAGCAGCAATTTGTGGTGCTGACATGAAACACTGGGGTGTTGACAACGGTTATGATGATACAAACTGTGAAGGTCAACAGCAGTCAGTTCGTGGTCATGAATTTGCCGGTGAAATCGTAAAGGTTGGCGAAAATGTAAAAGACTGGCACGTAGGTCAGAGAGTTGTATCAGACAACAGTGCTCATGTTTGTGGTGTTTGCCCAGCTTGTGAACAGGGTGACTTCCTATGTTGTGAACACAAGGTTAACCTTGGTCTAGACAACAACACATGGGGTGGTGGTTTCTCAAAGTACTGTAAAGTACCTGGTGAAATCCTAGCAATTCACAAACACGCAATTTGGGAAATCCCAGAAGGTGTTAAGTATGAAGAAGCAGCAGTTCTTGATCCTATCTGTAATGCTTACAAGGCAGTTGCTCAGCAGTCTCACCTAATTCCTGGTCAGGATGTTGTAGTATTCGGTACAGGTCCTCTTGGTCTATTCTCAGTACAGATTGCAAAGCTAATGGGTGCTGTAAACATTGTTATGGTTGGTCTTGACGATGATGTAGAAGTTAGATTCCCTGTTGCTATGGAACTTGGTGCTACACATTGTGTTAACGGTTCTAAGGAAGATGTTGTTGCTAGATGTACAGAAATCTGTGGCAGAGATAACCTAGGTTTAGTTATTGAATGTTCAGGTGCTAATGTAGCTCTTAAGCAGGCTCTTGAAATGACAAGACCAAACGCAGAAATCGTTAGAGTTGGTATGGGCTTTAAGCCACTTGAATTCTCAATCAACGATGTAACATCTTGGAACAAGAGCATTATCGGTCATATGGCTTATGACTCAACTTCTTGGAGAAACTGTATCAGACTTCTTCAGTCAGGTCAGATTAAGGTTCAGCCAATGATCACTCACAGAATTGGTCTTTCACAGTGGAAGGAAGGCTTCGATGCAATGGCAAAGAAGAAAGCTATTAAGGTTATCTTCCATTACGATTACAACGACTAATAGTTAATTAAAAAGGTATTTATATAAGGTTTATATAGAGGGTATAAAAATGAGAAAACTTTTGATTGCTCCTTCAGTTGGATGCTGTGATTTATTTCATGTTGAAGAACAAATGAAGATAATCAATGAAAAATCAGATTTTCTTCATATGGATATTAAAGATGGCGTATATGTTCCAAGTTATGGTATTGGACCTGATTACTTAGATTATCTTAATAAACATATTGATAACCTAAAGCCAATGGATGCTCACCTAATGATTAAACATCCTCAACAGTATCTTGAAACATTCGCTAAAGCAGGTGCTACTTACATTACACCTCACACAGATTGTATCGAAGGTGATGCTTTCGTAACAATCAACAAGATTAAAGAGTTAGGATGTAAAGCCGGTGTTGCTTTAAGTCCATCAGTTCCACTGGAAGCAATCGAGTTTTATCTTCCATTACTTGATAAGGTAACGATAATGATTGTTGATCCCGGCATTTCAGGACAGAAAGTTGATCCTCAGATGTTTGTTAAGATTAAGAAGTTGGCAAAGATTAGAAAAGAAAGAAATCTAAACTTCTTAATTGAAGCAGACGGTTCAATGAACAAGGAACTATATGCTCCACTTTATAAAGCAGGTGCTGATATGGTTATTCTTGGACCTCCTGCTCTTTGGAACAAGGATGAAGATTTCTCAAAGGCTTGGGAAATTATGGAAAATGAAGTTGAAACAGAACTTCAGGGTGTCGAAAGGGACGCAATCTAAATGAGGAATTAAAAGTTACGGAAACTTTTAAAAAATAAAAAGGAGAAAATAATGGGTAAAAAAACAAATGCAAACATTGGTGCGAGGTTAGACCGTTTACCTCAATCTAAATGGCATATCAAAATGTGGCTAGTTACAGCATTCGCACTTCTAGTATGCTGGTCAAACGGTATCGGTGGCGCAGTTCAAAATATTTTGAACGAATTAGGCTGGTTTGAAGGTAGTGCAGGACTACTTGCTATGTGGGGTACTTCTTACACTATTGGTCAGTTATTCGGTGCACTTATTGGTGGTCCAATCGGTGACAAGATCGGTAGAAAGAAAAGTATTCTTCTTTACGAAGCAATTCACATCATAGCTATGATCGGTGGTGCATGTTCACCTAACATCTACGTTCTATTCGTATTCAGAGTAATTCAGGGTCTGGCTCTTGGTGCTCTTCTAGTTGTTCTATTTGCCGGCTTTACAGAATATGTTCCTGGTAAGAACCGTGGTACATGGTCAAGCCGTACATCATTCATCGGCAACTGGGCTCACCCAATCTGCAATGGTATTGCACTTCTAATCGTTTCAGCCGGTGTTAGCCAGGCTATGAACTGGAGAATCCAGTTTATGATTCCATCAATCCTATCAATTATCGCATCAATCATCATCTACGTTAAATTCCCAGAATCTCCAAGATGGCTAGAATCTCAGGGTAGAGTAGAAGAAGCAGATGCTATTATGACAAAGATCGAAAAGGAAATCGAAAAGTCAACAGGCAAGGCTCTTCCTCCAGTACAGGAAGTATCAGAAAAGCCAGTTAAGAAGCTTCCTTATACAGCTCTATTCAAGGGCAAACTACTTAAGAGAACAATCGTTGGTTCACTTGTACTTATCGGTATGAACACAATCCAGTACACACTAATGAACTGGATGCCTACTCTACTATCAAGCTGGGGCTATGATACAAAAGACTCACAGTTTATGACAATGTTTGGTCTATTCGGTGCTCCATTCGGTATCTTCATCGCTTCTCTAATTATGGATAAGCTACCTCGTAAGGTTACCGGTGTTGCTTTACTAGTATTAATGGCCGGTTTAGGTATTGCTACAGGTACTTTAGCTCCATCTCTAGGTGTTACAGGTATCATCGTTATGACATTCATCCTAAACACAGTTATTTATATGTATGTTTGCTACGCATCAGCAGTTTATGTTCCAGAAATGTGGCCAACATCAGCTAAGCTATCAGGTTCAGGTTTCTGTAATGCAATGGGTCGTGTAAGTAATGTTATCTTCCTATCACTTATCCCAACAATCGCAGGTACAGTAAGTAATGCTGACGGTACAGCATCATTCAACACACCTGGTAATGTATTTATCGTTATCGCAGTTATCGCAGCAGTAATCGCAGTTTCTATCATCTTCCTAGGTGTTGAAACAAGAGGCGAATCTGTTGAAGAAATCGGTAATGTTGACTAATTAAAATTTATTAAGAGAGAAAATATTAAAAAGCAGGTCTTGAGCAAAAGCTCAAGTTGAGTAAATCTTTATGAGTTCGGAGCCTAGGCAACTAGGCTCCGGTAAAGAAAAGGAGTAATAATTATGAAAAATTCTGAAGCA from Ruminococcus bovis encodes the following:
- a CDS encoding zinc-binding dehydrogenase — translated: MHALKRFGTAFGGYKMMENYPEPECGPDDIILEIKAAAICGADMKHWGVDNGYDDTNCEGQQQSVRGHEFAGEIVKVGENVKDWHVGQRVVSDNSAHVCGVCPACEQGDFLCCEHKVNLGLDNNTWGGGFSKYCKVPGEILAIHKHAIWEIPEGVKYEEAAVLDPICNAYKAVAQQSHLIPGQDVVVFGTGPLGLFSVQIAKLMGAVNIVMVGLDDDVEVRFPVAMELGATHCVNGSKEDVVARCTEICGRDNLGLVIECSGANVALKQALEMTRPNAEIVRVGMGFKPLEFSINDVTSWNKSIIGHMAYDSTSWRNCIRLLQSGQIKVQPMITHRIGLSQWKEGFDAMAKKKAIKVIFHYDYND
- a CDS encoding beta/alpha barrel domain-containing protein; translated protein: MRKLLIAPSVGCCDLFHVEEQMKIINEKSDFLHMDIKDGVYVPSYGIGPDYLDYLNKHIDNLKPMDAHLMIKHPQQYLETFAKAGATYITPHTDCIEGDAFVTINKIKELGCKAGVALSPSVPLEAIEFYLPLLDKVTIMIVDPGISGQKVDPQMFVKIKKLAKIRKERNLNFLIEADGSMNKELYAPLYKAGADMVILGPPALWNKDEDFSKAWEIMENEVETELQGVERDAI
- a CDS encoding MFS transporter; this encodes MGKKTNANIGARLDRLPQSKWHIKMWLVTAFALLVCWSNGIGGAVQNILNELGWFEGSAGLLAMWGTSYTIGQLFGALIGGPIGDKIGRKKSILLYEAIHIIAMIGGACSPNIYVLFVFRVIQGLALGALLVVLFAGFTEYVPGKNRGTWSSRTSFIGNWAHPICNGIALLIVSAGVSQAMNWRIQFMIPSILSIIASIIIYVKFPESPRWLESQGRVEEADAIMTKIEKEIEKSTGKALPPVQEVSEKPVKKLPYTALFKGKLLKRTIVGSLVLIGMNTIQYTLMNWMPTLLSSWGYDTKDSQFMTMFGLFGAPFGIFIASLIMDKLPRKVTGVALLVLMAGLGIATGTLAPSLGVTGIIVMTFILNTVIYMYVCYASAVYVPEMWPTSAKLSGSGFCNAMGRVSNVIFLSLIPTIAGTVSNADGTASFNTPGNVFIVIAVIAAVIAVSIIFLGVETRGESVEEIGNVD